From a single Rhabdothermincola sediminis genomic region:
- a CDS encoding enoyl-CoA hydratase/isomerase family protein — translation MSSSTTDVVTIRDSEGVRLLTLNRPEVLNAFNQALWLACRDALAGAAEDPDIGCVVITGEGRAFTAGQDLAEMADPSAFATGEEPGYRQLMPVLETFPKPLIAAVNGVGVGIGLTMLLHCDLVLMAREARLKAPFVSLGVTTEASASLLLPATVGWQEAAHLLFTEPWVDADTAVRIGLAWRAVPRANLLDEAMTLARRIGSMPVRSLVATKSLMLSARLDAVRAARSREEAEFERLVGSPENQAALRAFFG, via the coding sequence ATGAGCTCCTCGACGACCGACGTGGTGACGATCCGAGACAGCGAGGGGGTGCGCCTGCTCACCCTCAACCGCCCCGAGGTGCTCAACGCCTTCAACCAGGCGCTGTGGCTCGCCTGCCGGGATGCGCTGGCGGGCGCGGCCGAGGACCCCGACATCGGCTGCGTGGTGATCACCGGCGAGGGGCGGGCGTTCACCGCCGGCCAGGACCTCGCCGAGATGGCCGACCCCAGCGCCTTCGCCACCGGCGAGGAGCCGGGCTACCGCCAGCTCATGCCGGTGCTGGAGACGTTCCCCAAACCGCTGATCGCCGCGGTGAACGGCGTCGGCGTGGGCATCGGGCTGACCATGCTGCTGCACTGCGACCTGGTGCTGATGGCGCGCGAGGCACGCCTGAAGGCCCCGTTCGTGAGCCTCGGCGTCACCACGGAAGCGTCGGCCAGCCTGCTGCTTCCTGCCACCGTGGGCTGGCAGGAGGCCGCGCACCTGCTGTTCACCGAGCCCTGGGTCGACGCGGACACCGCGGTGCGCATCGGCCTCGCGTGGCGGGCGGTGCCGAGAGCCAACCTGCTCGACGAGGCGATGACGCTGGCACGCCGCATCGGCTCGATGCCGGTGCGTTCCCTGGTGGCCACCAAGTCGTTGATGCTGAGTGCCCGCCTCGACGCGGTGCGCGCCGCCCGCTCACGCGAGGAAGCCGAGTTCGAACGCCTCGTCGGATCGCCCGAGAACCAGGCGGCCCTGCGCGCCTTCTTCGGCTGA